From the genome of Haloterrigena sp. KLK7, one region includes:
- a CDS encoding ATP-binding protein — MSGDSSAVAAVLEPSRGEMRFWHRVIPALGLIFLLSAGIRSAATLAEGGLLLEAVLDLLLAGSLGAVLLYIGIWLPTTTIRPEFYPRIVAWVLAGIAVMGVVLGLRVLHPGVTVQFTFGTQAVLLATGSIAGLGIGINEAQALIHAETLEERNDALQRTEQRLEEAVAQLEDSNERLEQFAYAASHDLQEPLRMVRSYLRLIESRHGDDLDSECEEFLAYAADGAERMQSMVDGLLEYSRVDTGGDSFDAVDLDAVFDDVLTDLQLKIDETDAEITREPLPTVEGDERQLRQVFQNLVSNAIEYSGDEPPRVHVTAAREDATWTISIRDEGIGIDPDDVDRIFEIFQRLHSSDEHPGSGIGLALCNRILERHEGEIIVDSEPGEGSTFSMTLPADGDSTTASTAVDGSE, encoded by the coding sequence ATGAGTGGGGACTCGTCCGCGGTCGCTGCGGTTCTCGAACCGTCCCGAGGAGAGATGCGCTTCTGGCACCGCGTTATTCCGGCACTGGGACTGATATTTCTCCTCAGCGCGGGCATCAGATCGGCCGCCACGCTGGCCGAGGGCGGGCTCCTGCTGGAGGCGGTGCTCGATCTGCTGTTGGCCGGTTCGCTCGGCGCCGTCTTGCTCTATATCGGTATCTGGCTGCCGACGACGACGATTCGGCCCGAGTTCTATCCGCGCATCGTCGCGTGGGTCCTCGCCGGCATCGCCGTGATGGGAGTGGTCCTCGGGCTGCGCGTTCTCCATCCCGGCGTCACCGTCCAGTTCACGTTCGGCACCCAGGCGGTCCTGTTAGCGACCGGTTCGATCGCGGGCCTCGGGATCGGTATCAACGAGGCGCAGGCGCTCATCCACGCCGAAACGCTCGAGGAGCGAAACGACGCGTTACAGCGAACCGAGCAGCGCCTCGAGGAGGCGGTCGCGCAGTTGGAGGACTCGAACGAGCGGTTAGAGCAGTTCGCCTACGCCGCCAGCCACGACCTGCAGGAACCCTTGCGGATGGTGCGGAGTTATCTGCGACTCATCGAGAGCCGACACGGGGACGACCTCGATTCGGAGTGCGAGGAGTTCCTCGCGTACGCCGCCGACGGCGCCGAACGCATGCAGTCGATGGTCGACGGCCTCCTCGAGTACTCGCGGGTCGACACCGGCGGCGACTCGTTCGACGCCGTCGATCTGGACGCCGTGTTCGACGACGTGCTCACCGACCTCCAGTTGAAGATCGACGAGACCGACGCCGAGATCACGCGGGAGCCGTTGCCGACGGTCGAGGGCGACGAGCGACAGTTACGGCAGGTGTTCCAGAACCTGGTCTCCAACGCGATCGAATACAGCGGCGACGAACCGCCGCGAGTCCACGTGACGGCGGCGCGCGAGGACGCGACGTGGACGATTTCGATCCGCGACGAGGGGATCGGGATCGACCCCGACGACGTCGACCGTATCTTCGAGATCTTCCAGCGGCTCCACTCGAGCGACGAACACCCCGGTTCGGGAATCGGACTGGCGCTGTGTAACCGGATCCTCGAGCGCCACGAGGGCGAAATCATCGTCGATTCGGAGCCCGGCGAG